CAGCGAGAAGAACTCCCCCCTCTTGATCTCGAAGCTCACATCATCAACCGCGCGCACGGGCCCGAACAGCTTGGAGACATGATTGAGCGAGATAATGGTGTCGGTTGCGGTCATGAGGTCAAAGTCCGCTTGGTTTGGTTGTCTGGACGCCACGGCGGCGCAGAATCTCGGAGAAGATGACGATGATGGTTGAGATCACCAGAATGGTGCTGCCAAGCGCCAAGGTCATCGGCAAGCGCTGTGGGAAGCGCAATTGGCTGTAGAGGAAGATCGGCAGTGTCTGATCGAGGCCGCTGAGAAAGAAGGCCATGACGTATTCGTCAAGTGAGATGGTGAATGACATCAGGAGGCTGGAGACGACCCCGGGCAATGCCAGGGGAAAGGTCACGCGCCAGAATGTCATCCAGCCATTCTCGCCGAGATCACCGGATGCTTCCTCAAGGCTCTTGTCGAACCCTTCGAGGCGGGCCATCAGCACCATCATCGAGAACGGGACGCATAGCAGCACATGCCCGGCACCGACCGTCCAGAGTGTCAGGGGAATATCAAACACCTGACGCGCGATCACCAGCAACGCCACGGAAAGGATGATGCTGGGGACGACCAAGGGCAGCATGATGCCGCCCATCATTGGCCCCCGACCCGGCATCTTGTATCGAGTGACGCCCATCGCAGCCAACAAACCAAAGGCCGTGCTGACAATGGAAACGCCAGTTGCGACCATCAAGCTGTTTTTGAGAGACTTCAACAGCGATGGATCGTGCGCCATCTGCTGATAGGCCTTGAGGGTGAAGCCTTTCAGCGGAAAGACGGCATAGGTCGCGTCGTTGAACGAGAAAAGCGGCAGAAGCAGGACTGGGCCATAGAGGAAGACCAGGAACAGCACGGCATAGATCGGGAGAAAGTCGATTCGCTTTCCCATGCTAGATCGCCTCGCGCGCGCGAATCTTGCGGTAGCCGACCGCCCACAGGAACAGGCAGACGATCGCCGTGATGACCGCCATCATGACGACGGAAACGGCCGAACCGAGCGGCGCGTCGTTCTGACGACCGAACAGGATCTGGATATTGTTGCCGATCATGCTGCCGCCTGAACCGCCGACAAGAGTCGGCGTCACATAGTCGCCGACCGTCGGGATGAACACCATCAAGGATGTCGCGATTGCACCGGGCGCCGAAAGCGGCAAGGTGATATGCCAGAATCGCTCCCACGGCTTGTCGCCAAGGTCGGTCGCGGCTTCCAGCAGGGAACGGTCGATCTTTTCGAGGCTCACATAGATGGGCAGGATGGCAAAGGCGACCCAGGCATGTGCCAGGGTGAGCATGACGGCCGAGGGGCTGTAGAGCAGGAAGTCGAGCGGCTTGTCGATCAGGCCGATCTTGATAAGGCTGGAATTGATCACACCATTGAAGCCGAGCATGATCTTCCAGGCAAAGACGCGCAGAAGATAGCTGGTCCAGATCGGGACGGTGATGAGGATGAGCCAAAGGAACTTGTGTCGCCGTACCCGGAAGGCCATGAAATAGGCCATCGGATAGGCCAGCAGCATCACAAAGGCCGTGACTGCCAAGGACATCAGGATCGATTTGACCAGGAGGATCAGATAGACCGGATTGGCGAACGGAAACGGAATGCTCATCCAGTAGGTAATCTTGTCCGACAATTCGAATATCTGGGCATAGTTCCGCAGCGTAAAGGTCGTGTCGATCTGGAAGACATTCTGGGTCCAGAAGCTGCGTACAACCAAGGCGACAATCGGCGCCACCAGCATCGCCAGCATCACCAGCAAAGTCGGCGACATCAAGAGATAGCCGCGCAGCCACGGAAATCTTTGAATCAGACTGCCCTTTGCGGCGCGCACACGGTCGCCACCGGCGACGAAACTGCCTTTCGCCGCGTCACTCATTCCGAGAATTTCCCAATCACGCTACCATCCCTGCAGCATGGTCTTGAGCGCCATGCCTTGAAGCAAGTGTCAGTCGCGTGCCGCTCGGCTGTCAAGCACAACGCAATTCATGAGTCCGCGATCTGGATTCATGGATTCCCCGGGGGCCTTGGCCGTCAGAAAGATCATCATTTCGTGTCCAACCGCCAAATCGATGAAAGAACGTTGACAGCTATGCACAGCCGGACGTCAAATTTGCCGGTTTCAATCAAACCCACAACAAAACGACGTTTCAATCAGATAGGGGGCTATGGGAATGAACCGCTTGAAATTCATCGACCGCATGTCGCAAGGGCGCATTTCGCGCCGTGACGTCATGCGATCCGCGGCAGCCTTCGGGATCGGCATGACACTCCTGCCGACCCGATCACGCGCCGAAGAGCAGCTGACGGTCATGGAATGGAGTGGCTACGACCAGCCGGATTTCTTCAAGGCCTATGTCGACAAGCACGGGTCCCCGCCCGCTTTCTCGATCTTTGCCAATGAAGACGAGGCCCTCCAGAAGGTGCGGTCGGGCTTCAATGCCGATGCCGTGCACCCTTGCACCTATTCCGTCGGCTATTTCGTCGAAGCAGGCCTGACCAAGCCCATCGACACCGCTCGCCTTAGCCATTGGAACGACGTGTTCGAACCCCTGAAGGTCGGCAATGGTGTCGTCGTCGGTGGCAACGTTGTCATGATCCCCGCTGACTGGGGAAATTCGGGTATCGCCTACCGCACAGACCTGGTCGAGCCCGACTTTGCCGCCAATGAGTCCTGGGGAATCTTCACCGACGACCGCTATGAAGGCAAGCTGTCGATGTCCGATACTGAAGCCGCCGCCGAAATCGTCGGCCTGCTGCTCGGTTACGACAAGAAGAAGATCTTCGAAATGTCCGACGCGGAACTTGAAGCCAACCGGCCCCTGCTTGAGAAGATCGTCAAGAACAGTCGATTCCTCTGGAAGGACAATACCGAAATCAATCAGGCGCTGGCGTCAGGCGAAATCGTTGCCGCCTATGCCTGGAACGAAACCGTGAAGAGCCTTAAGGAACAAGGCGTCCCCATCAAATATGCCGAGCCGAAAGAAGGCATCTTTACCTGGCTGTGCGGCATGACTCTGCTCAACACCGGCAAGGCTGACGAAGGAGCAGCATATGACTTCCTGGACGCCTGGCTCTCGCCAGAAACCGGTAAGTTCATGATCGAATCCTACGGCTACGGGCACAGCAATCGAAAGGCTTTCGAAATCGCTGACCCGGCACAGGTGGCGGCACTGGGCATCACCGATCCGGTGAAGCATCTCGACAACGGCATCCTGTTCCAGCCGGTCGAGAGCGCCCGCAATGCCAAGTACATCAAGCTGTGGGAAGAAGTGAAAGCGCTCAAACAGTAGGCGCCTTAAACACCGCCGGGAGCAGGAATGCTCCTGGCGGCACAGCTTGCCGGCGGCTGACGTCTACATGCGCCAGCGCATGGCCGCAGTGTGAATCGGTGAATCCCACAAGGCTAGATCGGCATCCTCGACCAGGGACAGCGTGATCGAGCAGCCCGCCATTTCAAGCGACGTGACATAGGAACCAACCAGGCAGCGCGCCACCAGGATTTTTTCCGCAGCAAGAATGCGTCGCGCGGCGTTGCACATCAGATACAGTTCCATCGCTGGCGTACCACCGAAGCCATTGACAAGCAGGATGGCCTGTTGGCCCGGTTTTGGCTTGAGATCGCCCGTGACAGCGCCAAGCATTTCTGCCGCAATTTCATCTGCCGACGTCAGCTTCACCCGCCGTCGCCCAGGCTCCCCATGAATGCCGACCCCCATCTCCATCTCGTCCTCGGCCAGGGAGAAGGTCGGCTTACCGGCCGCCGGCACCGTGCAACTCGTCAAGGCGACACCCATCGACCGCGTGCGCGCATTCACTTCCTGGCCGTAGGTCTGCAATCCAGCCAAGTCCCGTCCCTGCTCCGCAGCCGCACCCACGAGACGCTCGACGATCAAGGTACCGGCCACACCGCGCCGTCCCGTGGAGTAGGTCGACGTCTCGACCGCGACATCGTCGTCCGTGATCACGGTCATCATTGGCCCGCCCGTCATGTCGGCAGCCATTTCCGCCGCCATGGCGAAGTTCATCACATCGCCTTCGTAGTTCTTGACGATAAACAGGACGCCAGCGCCGGTGTCGACGGCCTGTGCTGCCGCGATCATCTGGTCCGGCGTGGGTGAGGTGAACCCTGGCCAGGACAGGCCGCATCCAGCATGCCATGACCGACAAATCCTCCATGCAACGGTTCATGGCCCGAGCCGCCGCCGGAAATCAAGCCGACCTTGCCGCGCTTGAGATTGCGACGACGGATGAACTTTCGGTCCTCGCCGAGTTCTACAATGTCGCTATGGGCGGCAGCAAACCCATCCAGGCTTTCAGCCAACAAGGTGTCGGTACTGTTGATGAGTTTCTTCATTGGTCATCTCCCCGCAGTCATTGGCCGTCTTCCAGGATCCTGGCGACCTGGACGGCAAGTTCACTCAACATATGATCAAGCCGGCGATTGCGTTCCTCTTCGCCGAGATCGGGAACATGCAATATTGCCGTACGAATACGGCGAGTGGATTGCGCCCGTTGCAGACGGCCGGGATGGGCCCGGCCATAGGCATCGAGGAAGGCCTGCCGCTCATGTGTCGGAAAATGCACGATCTCGAAAATTGTCTCCAGATGCGGCGCCGGGATGGGTACCGCGTAACTGGCATTGGTGATTTGCGTGATGAAACTGCGGTTCTTGCCCAAAGCATGCGCCAGCCGCTGGCGTGTTCCCGAGGGGCGGTTGTCCAGCAACCGTTGCAGAATTCCCTTGTATTCGGCCATCGCCGACTCTTCATTGCCGCCATTGCCGATCTCGTCACTCATGTGGATTCCCAGCCGGCAATCACTGATTTCGCCCTGGCAAGCATAGTTGGCGCCATCGACAGGTTACGAATACCGGCCTGCAACAGCAATGGAATGAGTCGTGGATCGCCGCCGGCATCGCCACATAGACTGACTTCTCGTCCCGACTGACGGCCATATCCCGCTACTCGCTCGATCAACATCAGAACAGCCGGATTGGCGGTATCATTGAGCCCGGCAACCGAGGCGATATCGCGGGCCGCGGCCGTCACATATTGCGTGAGATCGTTGGACCCGACCGAGTAGAACGCGGCATCAAACCGGTCCACGGCCAGAGCGGCAGCCGGCACCTCAACCATGATACCGAGGGCCGGAAGCCGGCTGGGAATGCCTGCCTTTTGCAGCTTTGCCACCTCATCAGCCAGGATCGCAGCCGTTGCCGTGATCTCGGAAGGCACCGTTACCATGGGCAACATGATCTTCAATGGCCCGAATTGCGCAGCGCGCGCCAATGCTCGCAACTGGATCCGAAAAACCGGCTGATTGACGAGCGACAGTCTTATCCCGCGCAATCCGAGAAAGGGGTTTGATTCCTGGGCCATCGACAGTCCGGCGATCGGCTTGTCGCCGCCTGCATCAAGCGTCCGGATCGTTACTGGCCGGCCGCCAGCCCATGTCACAATCCGGCGATAGACTTCGAACTGTTGCTCTTCATCTGGCAAACCGGACTGATCGTGGAACAGGAACTCCGTGCGCACCAGTCCAATGCCATCGCAGATCGCGGGATCAAGCCGGTCGAGTTCGGTCGGTTCTGCGATATTGATCTGAGTGAGAACCCGCTCGCCATTCGCGGTCACAGCAGCTTTCCCAACGAAATGAGCCCAGGACTCCGCCTGTGCCGCTTGCTCGCGTATCTGTCCATCAAAAGCCACGGCAGTGGCAGAGCTCGGCGCCAAATTGAGTCGCCCTCGCTCGCCGTCCAACAGGACGAGTTCACATGCTTGTACCTGGCCAAGATCAAGGGCGAGACCCACCACCATGGGCACACCGCGGGCACGCGCCAGCATCGCGACGTGACTTGTCGGGCTGCCGCCCGTCAAGGCAACCCCGCCGCCACCCGACCAATCCAGCGACAGGAAGCGCGAGGGCGGCATATCGTCAGCCAAAAGAACTGCGCCCGGCGGTGGATTTTCTGTTTCGGCACCACGCAGTCGATCCAGTACCCGATCACGAATATCAGCGAGATCGCTGGCCCTGGCGCGAAAATACTCGTCCGCCGCATGTGCGTATTCCGCAACCTGCACGTCCAGTGACATGGCCCAGGCATGATCGGCCGAAGCGCCTCGCTCAATATCATTGAAGGCCGCTTCGGCCAAGGCGTCGTCGCTCAACATGGCTATCTGGAAGTCAAGAATCTCCACGGCTTCACCGCTGGCATCTGACTGCAACAGCTCGATTTCACCAATGGCAGCGGCAATGGCCTTGCGCAGAGCGACCGCCTCGGCAGCTGGTGTACCCGCAATGCGTTGCGTCGCAGCCGCCGGGCGACAGATGAAAAGAGGCCCAGCCGCGAAGCCAGGCGAGGCAGCGCGACCGCTATGCCATGATTCAGCCGGCATGCCCCTGCCCAACACCACCGGTTGCAACAGGATCGTCATGATTTTCGTCGAAATCGCGGCGCACGAGGTCCGCCAGCTCGGCGATCGCCAGGGCAGCATCGGTCCCAGTTGCGGCAAAATGAAGGGTGGCTCCCTTGGGTGCTTTCATAGCCATCACCTTTACGACACTCTTGGCATCGATCCAGGGCCCTTTATCATCGAATGCAACAAGCACCTGCGCCGAGAATCTCTTGGCAAGCTTGGTCATCTTCACCGCCGGCCGCGCATGCAATCCGGTCGGATTGGTGATCTCTATCGCCGCCTTGATCGGTGTTTCTGTCATGCCGCGATATTCCTGGTCCTGGACTTCATCCTGATACCTCAATCCGACTCGCCACTCTTGCTCATTGCGGCGATAGCTCTTCCGCCGTCCGCCGTACGATGTCCAGCGAGGATCCACCCGACGCCTCTGTTGCCGCAATGACGGCCCCCTCGACAATCGGCGCGTTGCAGACAACCACCTTCCCCTGGCGCTCAGCAGGCAACATCTCGACAGCCATCTCTGAATTCGTTTCGGCACCACCGAGATCGACCAGGATTGCCACGCCCGCCTCCGACCAAGCGGCATCGATCGCCTTCAGAATATGCTCGACCGACGTGCCGAGATTGCCTCCCGGATCCCCTCCACACCAAGCCAGGGGCACATCGTTCCCCACCATCTGGCGCACCATATCGGCAGCCCCTTCGGCCACCTTCGGCGAGTGTGAGACGATGACAATACCAACCCTGTTCATGCCAATTCCTTCAGCACACCGGCAACCGCGTCAATCATCAAGGCAGATGAACGCGCTCCCGGATCCATATGCCCGATCGACCGCTCACCCAAAAAAGATGCTCTGCCTCGTACGGCCTTCAGGGGCTTGGTGGCTTCGCTCGCATCATGTGCCTTCTGCACCAAACTGACGAGATCCCTGTCACCGGCCTCAAGCAGCTCCACCACGGGAATAAGGACATCGAGCATCGTCTTGTGCCCGGCCTCTGCCTTGCCTCGCGCCTGTATGGCGACGATAGCCGCGCGCAGGGCACGTACGATATCATCCGGCTGCGGCTCCGAAGGCAGCTCCTTGCCCAGGGTCAGGAACAACGTCCCGAACAAAGGCCCGGATGCGCCACCCACTTTCATCACCAGCGTCATCCCGATACTCTTGAAATAGTCCGGCCAGGATTTCTGCGACAGGCCTTGAATGTCTGCTACCACAGCCTCGAAACCACGCTTCATGTTGAGGCCGTGATCACCATCACCGATCGCCTGATCGAGGAGCGTCAATTCGTCGGCATGCTGGTCGATTGTCCTGGCCAATGCCGTGACAAGTTCGCGCCTAAGCTCTGCACCCTGTTCCATCAAGCTCATTCCCGTCCTACCCAAAACACTCTCACCGCCAAGACCTAGGCCGCAATTCTTTCGCCGTCCGCACCAAAGTAGAGAGCTCCTTTAAGACTGAGATCGATCGCATCTCCGACTGCAAGCGGCAAATCGGGGTCCACCAGGGTCACCAACTTATGCTCACCCACCCTCAGGTGAAGGTGATTCTGATCACCCAGATGTTCGATCCATTCAACCGTCGCCGGATTGCTTCGTCCCGCCCCGGATCTGCCGACGACCACGTGTTCTGTACGTGCACCGATTGTCGTTGCTCCCGGTGGCATCGGTTGCCCCGCGAAGGCTGCTGCGGGTACCAGATTGATTGACGGCATTCCCAGACGGGTGGCGACATATACATTGCGCGGTGATTCATAGATCTCGCGCGGTGTACCAATCTGAACAAGTCGCCCATGATCGAGCACGCCAATGCGTGTCGCCATTGTCATCGCCTCGATCTGGTCGTGGGTGACATAGAGCATGGTCGCACCAAGATCCCGCTGAATATGCTGCAGCTCGAGCCGCATATCGGAGCGAAGCTTGGCGTCGAGCGACGACAGCGGTTCATCCATCAGATAGATCGACGGCGACCTGACCAGCGCCCGGCCGATTGCTACACGCTGCATCTCTCCGCCAGAAAGGCGCGTCGCACGGTTCTGAAGTTTCTTCTCGATCCGAAGCATCGCGGCGACCTTTTCGACGGTGGCCTTGATCGTCGCTTCATCGCGCCGCCGCGCCGGCGAACGCAGTGGAAAGGCGAGATTCTCGAAGACACTGAGATGGGGGTAGAGCGAATACTGCTGGAAGACAAAAGCGACGTCGCGTTCCGCCGGCGACAAAGGTGCCGCATCCTTGCCATAGAGAAATACTCGCCCCTCATCTGGCGCCTCAAGTCCCGCGATCAGGCGCAGCGTCGTCGTCTTCCCGGCACCGGTTGGACCCAATAGAACGACGAATTCACCGTCTTGCACGGTGAGTTCGATCGCCTCGACGGCAGTCGTATCGCCGAAGCGTTTGGTGACGGATTCAAGCCTTACCTCAGCCATGGGCAATACCCTCGTACAAAGCGCTGTTTACTGCTCGACCACCTTCGCCATGAAAGAGCGACAGCCTGTCTGCTTTGAACCGCAGACCAACATGGGTTCCAGGCTCCACCGTGATGTGGGAGTTGGTTCGCGCCTTGATCTGACCAAAGTCAGTGTCGACCGTGACGATCTGGGTCGTCCCCAGATATTCAGCGCCATAGACCGAACCACGCAATGGCGATGCGTCATCGAAACGGATATGTTCGGGACGCACGCCGAGGACGAGCTTAGCCGGCGCCACGTCTTCGTGCACTGCGGGCATCGGCACGAGCGCATCTCCCAGTCTTGCTTCCGCGCTGCCACGTGCCAGGCCGCTCTCGAAACGCAGGAAATTCATCGGTGGCGAGCCGATAAAATCGGCAACAAACATGGAAACCGGTCTCTGGTAGATCTCTTGTGGTGTGCCAAACTGCTCGATCAAGCCGCCGC
This genomic interval from Rhodospirillaceae bacterium contains the following:
- a CDS encoding ABC transporter permease is translated as MSDAAKGSFVAGGDRVRAAKGSLIQRFPWLRGYLLMSPTLLVMLAMLVAPIVALVVRSFWTQNVFQIDTTFTLRNYAQIFELSDKITYWMSIPFPFANPVYLILLVKSILMSLAVTAFVMLLAYPMAYFMAFRVRRHKFLWLILITVPIWTSYLLRVFAWKIMLGFNGVINSSLIKIGLIDKPLDFLLYSPSAVMLTLAHAWVAFAILPIYVSLEKIDRSLLEAATDLGDKPWERFWHITLPLSAPGAIATSLMVFIPTVGDYVTPTLVGGSGGSMIGNNIQILFGRQNDAPLGSAVSVVMMAVITAIVCLFLWAVGYRKIRAREAI
- a CDS encoding HPr family phosphocarrier protein, with the protein product MTETPIKAAIEITNPTGLHARPAVKMTKLAKRFSAQVLVAFDDKGPWIDAKSVVKVMAMKAPKGATLHFAATGTDAALAIAELADLVRRDFDENHDDPVATGGVGQGHAG
- a CDS encoding PTS-dependent dihydroxyacetone kinase phosphotransferase subunit DhaM — its product is MNRVGIVIVSHSPKVAEGAADMVRQMVGNDVPLAWCGGDPGGNLGTSVEHILKAIDAAWSEAGVAILVDLGGAETNSEMAVEMLPAERQGKVVVCNAPIVEGAVIAATEASGGSSLDIVRRTAEELSPQ
- the dhaL gene encoding dihydroxyacetone kinase subunit L codes for the protein MEQGAELRRELVTALARTIDQHADELTLLDQAIGDGDHGLNMKRGFEAVVADIQGLSQKSWPDYFKSIGMTLVMKVGGASGPLFGTLFLTLGKELPSEPQPDDIVRALRAAIVAIQARGKAEAGHKTMLDVLIPVVELLEAGDRDLVSLVQKAHDASEATKPLKAVRGRASFLGERSIGHMDPGARSSALMIDAVAGVLKELA
- a CDS encoding extracellular solute-binding protein, which codes for MNRLKFIDRMSQGRISRRDVMRSAAAFGIGMTLLPTRSRAEEQLTVMEWSGYDQPDFFKAYVDKHGSPPAFSIFANEDEALQKVRSGFNADAVHPCTYSVGYFVEAGLTKPIDTARLSHWNDVFEPLKVGNGVVVGGNVVMIPADWGNSGIAYRTDLVEPDFAANESWGIFTDDRYEGKLSMSDTEAAAEIVGLLLGYDKKKIFEMSDAELEANRPLLEKIVKNSRFLWKDNTEINQALASGEIVAAYAWNETVKSLKEQGVPIKYAEPKEGIFTWLCGMTLLNTGKADEGAAYDFLDAWLSPETGKFMIESYGYGHSNRKAFEIADPAQVAALGITDPVKHLDNGILFQPVESARNAKYIKLWEEVKALKQ
- a CDS encoding ABC transporter permease encodes the protein MGKRIDFLPIYAVLFLVFLYGPVLLLPLFSFNDATYAVFPLKGFTLKAYQQMAHDPSLLKSLKNSLMVATGVSIVSTAFGLLAAMGVTRYKMPGRGPMMGGIMLPLVVPSIILSVALLVIARQVFDIPLTLWTVGAGHVLLCVPFSMMVLMARLEGFDKSLEEASGDLGENGWMTFWRVTFPLALPGVVSSLLMSFTISLDEYVMAFFLSGLDQTLPIFLYSQLRFPQRLPMTLALGSTILVISTIIVIFSEILRRRGVQTTKPSGL
- a CDS encoding ABC transporter ATP-binding protein, whose product is MAEVRLESVTKRFGDTTAVEAIELTVQDGEFVVLLGPTGAGKTTTLRLIAGLEAPDEGRVFLYGKDAAPLSPAERDVAFVFQQYSLYPHLSVFENLAFPLRSPARRRDEATIKATVEKVAAMLRIEKKLQNRATRLSGGEMQRVAIGRALVRSPSIYLMDEPLSSLDAKLRSDMRLELQHIQRDLGATMLYVTHDQIEAMTMATRIGVLDHGRLVQIGTPREIYESPRNVYVATRLGMPSINLVPAAAFAGQPMPPGATTIGARTEHVVVGRSGAGRSNPATVEWIEHLGDQNHLHLRVGEHKLVTLVDPDLPLAVGDAIDLSLKGALYFGADGERIAA
- the ptsP gene encoding phosphoenolpyruvate--protein phosphotransferase, whose product is MPAESWHSGRAASPGFAAGPLFICRPAAATQRIAGTPAAEAVALRKAIAAAIGEIELLQSDASGEAVEILDFQIAMLSDDALAEAAFNDIERGASADHAWAMSLDVQVAEYAHAADEYFRARASDLADIRDRVLDRLRGAETENPPPGAVLLADDMPPSRFLSLDWSGGGGVALTGGSPTSHVAMLARARGVPMVVGLALDLGQVQACELVLLDGERGRLNLAPSSATAVAFDGQIREQAAQAESWAHFVGKAAVTANGERVLTQINIAEPTELDRLDPAICDGIGLVRTEFLFHDQSGLPDEEQQFEVYRRIVTWAGGRPVTIRTLDAGGDKPIAGLSMAQESNPFLGLRGIRLSLVNQPVFRIQLRALARAAQFGPLKIMLPMVTVPSEITATAAILADEVAKLQKAGIPSRLPALGIMVEVPAAALAVDRFDAAFYSVGSNDLTQYVTAAARDIASVAGLNDTANPAVLMLIERVAGYGRQSGREVSLCGDAGGDPRLIPLLLQAGIRNLSMAPTMLARAKSVIAGWEST